A window from Salvia miltiorrhiza cultivar Shanhuang (shh) chromosome 2, IMPLAD_Smil_shh, whole genome shotgun sequence encodes these proteins:
- the LOC131008001 gene encoding uncharacterized protein LOC131008001 has translation MGKAKKTPKFAVMKKIVTHKAIKQYKEDVLNPNRKDLTKEKLPRNVPQVSSALYFKHNTALGPPYRVLVDTNFINFSIQNKLDLEKAMVDCLYAKCTPCITDCVMAELEKLGQKYRVALR, from the exons ATGGGGAAAGCGAAGAAAACTCCTAAATTTGCTGTTATGAAGAAAATCGTCACCCATAAAGCAATTAAACA GTACAAGGAGGATGTCTTGAACCCTAATAGGAAAGACTTGACCAAGGAGAAACTCCCCCGCAATGT GCCGCAAGTTTCATCAGCGCTTTACTTCAAGCACAATACTGCTTTAGGGCCGCCATACCGAGTATTGGTGGATActaatttcattaatttctcCATCCAAAATAAA TTAGATTTGGAGAAAGCAATGGTGGACTGCTTGTATGCAAAAT GCACTCCTTGCATTACAGACTGTGTTATGGCCGAGCTTGAGAAGTTGGGTCAGAAATACCGAGTTGCTTTGAGG